The Pyxidicoccus sp. MSG2 DNA segment GCGCCTTCTGCGCGGAGTCCGTGGCCAGCTGGCCCAGCTCGCCGCGGATGAAGTAGGGCACCTCGCCCTCACGGCCCAGCACCTCGGCACCCGGGAGGCGGGCCAGCGCGGCCTGGATGTCGGCGTCCTTCGCCGCACCCGCCGCCGGCTGTTCCGACTCCGGCTGTGCAGAGCCACAAGCCGCCAGCCCCGCGCCCAGCCACGCCGCCCAGAACGTCCTCGAGAATCGATTGCTCACGCGCACGACCTTTCCAAAGAAGGAAGGATTTCATGACACATGAGCAATTCTGAATTCAAGCGGATATTATGTGTTCATCGTATTTTGAGCTTCCCGGGGGTTACCAGGGCATCGCCTCGATGGCGGCCACCATCTTCGCGACGTCGTACGCGTAGAAGCCGGCCGAGTTGAGGTTGTTGATTTCACCGACGTACAGCCCGCCGTCGTGCATGAAGACGTCCAGCGCGTAGGCGCGGTCCGGCGCCCAGCGGTCGGCCATGGCCTGCGCGAAGGCGTACACCTCCGGCTCCACCTCGGCCGAGGCGACGACGCGGTCCCCGAGCTTGTAGCGCGTGCCGGTGATGACGCGGCCGTCCACGATGACCATGCGGTACTCGCGCTGGATGGACTTCGGCGCGCCGACGGCCACCCAGGTGTCCGCGGAGACGGTGGTGTCCTCGCCGAGCACCAGGACGCTGTCGCGCCACGCGGTGAACTCTTCCCAGGTGGTGAC contains these protein-coding regions:
- a CDS encoding ATP-grasp domain-containing protein, which translates into the protein MHWVVQNNLFNERGFHTLMQVLEHGGLPHTLVKVIPFGGGVEPAVDVAGPVIVMGSLTLTRYARERGWVPGAFLNDHFDFRVWREHLGEHLLNAGARVCRFADVTPVDGPFFIRPCLDDKSFSGMVTTWEEFTAWRDSVLVLGEDTTVSADTWVAVGAPKSIQREYRMVIVDGRVITGTRYKLGDRVVASAEVEPEVYAFAQAMADRWAPDRAYALDVFMHDGGLYVGEINNLNSAGFYAYDVAKMVAAIEAMPW